The Tardiphaga alba genome includes a window with the following:
- a CDS encoding LysR substrate-binding domain-containing protein encodes MITLRQLRYLSALAKHGHFGRAAEACAVTQPALSMQIRDLERTLGVQVVERRPGEVILTDVGREVARRGEDVLAASRDLVDFARHRGGVLTGRLTLGVIPSLAPYLLPRILPALQKQFPELRLELRETQTRQLIDDVKSGTLDAAMLALPLAETEIETLKLFDDTFLLAVPANDARPIEQRIKASEIDQSRLILLEDGHCLRDQALAFCATARGGITAAGTAFAASSLSTVIQMVASGYGVTLIPQIAADVEQRDTRVKFLRLENPQPGRTIGLAFRKTSPRKADFAALGDAVKDCVLDG; translated from the coding sequence ATGATCACCCTGCGCCAGCTCCGCTATCTCTCCGCCCTCGCCAAGCACGGCCATTTCGGCCGCGCCGCCGAAGCCTGCGCCGTGACCCAGCCGGCGCTGTCGATGCAGATTCGCGATCTCGAACGGACGCTGGGCGTGCAGGTGGTGGAGCGACGGCCGGGCGAAGTCATCCTCACGGATGTCGGCCGCGAAGTGGCGCGACGCGGCGAGGATGTCCTGGCGGCCTCGCGCGATCTCGTGGATTTCGCGCGGCATCGCGGCGGCGTGCTGACGGGACGGCTGACGCTCGGCGTCATTCCATCGCTCGCCCCCTATCTGCTGCCGCGAATCTTGCCGGCGTTGCAAAAACAGTTTCCGGAATTGCGGCTGGAGCTGCGCGAGACGCAGACGCGGCAACTGATCGATGATGTGAAGAGCGGCACGCTGGATGCGGCGATGCTGGCGCTGCCACTCGCCGAGACCGAGATCGAAACGCTCAAACTGTTCGACGACACGTTCCTGCTCGCCGTGCCGGCGAATGATGCGCGGCCCATCGAGCAACGCATCAAGGCATCGGAGATCGACCAGAGCCGTCTGATCTTGCTGGAAGACGGCCACTGCCTGCGCGACCAGGCCCTCGCCTTCTGTGCCACCGCGCGTGGCGGCATCACCGCGGCTGGCACGGCCTTCGCTGCGTCATCGCTCTCCACCGTGATCCAGATGGTGGCGAGCGGCTATGGCGTGACGCTGATCCCGCAGATCGCCGCCGATGTGGAGCAGCGCGACACCCGCGTCAAATTCCTGAGGCTCGAAAATCCGCAGCCCGGCCGCACCATCGGCCTGGCGTTTCGCAAGACATCGCCGCGCAAGGCAGATTTCGCGGCACTCGGCGATGCCGTGAAGGACTGCGTGCTCGACGGCTGA
- the ccmD gene encoding heme exporter protein CcmD: MSLGPYASFIITSYVLVAAVVLLLIVWIAIDHRRVRARLHALEQAGVGRRSGRGATDLK; encoded by the coding sequence ATGTCGCTCGGTCCCTACGCCTCCTTCATCATCACGTCCTATGTGCTGGTTGCGGCCGTCGTTCTGCTTCTCATCGTCTGGATCGCCATCGATCACCGCCGCGTCCGCGCTCGCCTGCATGCGCTGGAGCAAGCAGGCGTGGGGCGCCGCTCCGGCCGCGGTGCCACGGATCTGAAATGA
- a CDS encoding DsbE family thiol:disulfide interchange protein, whose amino-acid sequence MSDVTTTAPKRRWVLALPLVIFAALAALFWFRLGADPQRLPSALIGRQAPQTVLPALQGLNEKGVAIPGLDPVAFMGKVSVVNVWASWCVPCHDEAPILTELGKDTRLQLVGINYKDNADNARRFLGRYGNPFGIVGVDSNGRGSIEWGVYGVPETFVVGRDGKIAYKLVGGINQDNLGKVLMPEIEKALKAGS is encoded by the coding sequence ATGAGCGACGTGACGACCACAGCTCCGAAGCGCCGTTGGGTGCTGGCTCTGCCGCTGGTGATCTTCGCCGCGCTGGCCGCCTTGTTCTGGTTTCGCCTCGGCGCCGATCCGCAGCGCTTGCCGTCGGCATTGATCGGACGCCAGGCGCCGCAGACCGTCTTGCCCGCGCTGCAGGGACTGAATGAAAAGGGCGTGGCGATTCCCGGTCTCGATCCCGTAGCTTTCATGGGCAAGGTCAGCGTCGTCAATGTGTGGGCGTCGTGGTGCGTGCCCTGTCACGACGAGGCACCGATCCTCACCGAGCTCGGCAAGGATACACGGCTGCAACTGGTCGGAATCAACTACAAGGACAATGCCGATAACGCCCGCCGCTTCCTCGGTCGTTACGGCAATCCGTTCGGCATTGTCGGCGTCGATAGCAATGGCCGCGGCTCGATCGAATGGGGCGTCTATGGCGTGCCCGAGACCTTTGTCGTCGGCCGCGACGGCAAGATCGCCTACAAGCTTGTGGGTGGTATCAATCAGGACAATCTCGGCAAAGTCCTGATGCCCGAGATCGAGAAAGCGCTGAAGGCCGGCAGCTAG
- a CDS encoding ComEA family DNA-binding protein: MRTFKLATLTAAALSLAVLATAPSMAQTVQPATPASKMAPVAAPKAAAPAATTGAASAKTDLVDINSATPEVLEALPGIGKAYSAAIVKGRPYKGKDELVQKKIVPEKTYDGIKDKVIAKQKS, translated from the coding sequence ATGCGCACTTTCAAACTTGCTACTCTGACTGCTGCCGCTCTCTCGCTTGCCGTGCTCGCCACTGCGCCGTCGATGGCGCAGACGGTTCAGCCTGCCACACCTGCCAGCAAGATGGCGCCGGTTGCCGCGCCGAAGGCTGCAGCGCCGGCTGCAACGACAGGTGCCGCATCGGCGAAGACCGATCTCGTCGATATCAACTCCGCGACGCCCGAGGTGCTGGAAGCGCTGCCGGGCATCGGCAAGGCCTATTCGGCGGCCATCGTCAAAGGCCGGCCGTATAAGGGCAAGGACGAACTGGTGCAGAAGAAGATCGTGCCGGAAAAGACCTATGACGGCATCAAGGATAAGGTGATCGCGAAGCAGAAGAGCTAA